From Desulfovibrio porci:
GGACCTGATCGTGGTGCGGGAGCTCACGGGCGACATCTATTTCGGCGAGCCGCGCGGCGTGGAAATGCGCAACGGCCGCCGTACCGGCTACAACACCATGATTTATGACGAGGAAGAGATCCGCCGCATCGCCAAAGTGGCCTTTGAGACGGCCCGCCAGCGTCGCCGCAAGGTCTGCTCGGTGGAAAAGAGCAATGTGCTGGAGACCTCGCGCCTCTGGAAGGAAGTGGTGCTGGAAACTCACAAGGATTACGCCGACGTGGAGCTTTCCCACATGTATGTGGACAACGCGGCCATGCAGCTGGTGCGCGATCCCTCACAGTTCGACGTAATCCTCACCGGCAACATCTTCGGCGACATTCTTTCCGACGAGGCCTCGGTGATCACCGGTTCTCTGGGCATGCTGCCCTCGGCCTCCGTGGGCGCGTCCGGGCCGGGTCTGTTCGAACCCATTCACGGTTCCGCGCCGGATATCGCGGGCCGGGACAAGGCCAATCCTCTGGCCACCATTCTTTCCGGCGCCATGCTGCTGCGTCTCGGCTTTCACCTCACCGAGGAGGCGGAGTGCATTGAAAACGCCGTGCGTCGCGCCCTGCGCGACGGCTTCCGCACCGGCGACATCATGGAGCCGGGCATGATCCAGGTGGGCTGCGAGGCCATGGGGCGCAAGGTCATCGAGAGGTTGTGACGACGCAAGGCGGGTGCGCAAGCGCCCGCCTTTCATATCCGCGGGGAGGGAGATGTGCGTAGCCGCAACACTATACTTGCTTCGGTGCTGGCGTTTCTGTTGATTGTCTTTGGGACGTTGCAAGGCCGTTGCGAAGATGCGCGCAAGCAGCTATGGGAAGTGGCGCATGGAACGGCATTTGATACAATCCGGTTTACAGGCAGTGAGGCTCAACTCAGAGAGTACATGGAGCCTCTGGGAAAAATGCCCGGACAATGTCTGACCGGCGGCTATCTTGACCGCGGTGTGGAGAAATTTTTTTCTAAACAAGGCGTTTTCGCTTATTCTGAAAGTGAGCTTGAAATGTCGCCGGAGTGCGACTGCATAGATGGGTATCTGGAGGATCGAGCCAACAATTTTCTTTTTACCCATGGCGACGGTCCTCCCTGTGGCTGTTACCGGCTTACCGTCAGCCGCGCTTTCCCCCGGAAAAAGGGCAAGACGCTCGTGCTGGGCCATGCCTGGAGGGGATGTGCCGAGGAGGACGGCATTATTGCTTCCGAACCTCCCGCCTCTTTTCTTCCTCCGGATTTAACTCCGCAATCCTTTTTGAAAGAGAGCGAGATCGCCGGACCGGAGGAATTTTCACTCTTTATCCTGCGCCTTCTGCCGTCGCGCACGGGGCTGACCGTGACGGCGCGGCTGGACCCGCTGCCGCTGGGCTTGTTGCAGCCGCCTTTGCAAAAAGGTTTTCGGCATACTATGGACGTTGAATATCCTTATACCGAAAGGGGGGATATGCTCACATTCGGCGCCATTGCTCTCTATGGCGGCTCAAAGATGGACAAGGCGCTTGCCGACGAAAGCTGCGATACTCTTACCGGAAAAGATTTGGAAGAGGCCATCGCCATTGCCGCTGCGTTGGAAAAGGAAAGAATCCCCGATGGGCCGCCCCGATTTCCCTTGAGCATTTCCGGCAAGCCGAGCGAGTACAGCCTGGAGCGCTTCAAGGAGGAGTTCCGTCATGCCCTTGGCGTATACCGGGCCGTCAGCAAGCAGGCCTGGCGGGACATCATCCTGCAATGGAACAGGGACACGGGGCGTTTTCAGATCAAGAGGCATGCACGGCCCATACCCCCAATGACCTTCCGTGAATTTCTGCTGCGGGTTGATTATTATTCCCCGGTGTGCTGAAAGCCCGCAGCCGAAAGGCGGCGAAGCCATATGCGCGGTTACTTTGCTTCAGGCCTGCGCCCGGTGTAAAAATCTCCGAATCTGCCCGCCCAGCATGACCAGCAGCACCGAGGCCGCGATGAGGGCCACGCCGCCCGCCAGGGCCGGGCTGAAGGGTTCCCCGAACACCAGTATGCCCACTGTGACGGCGGTGAGCGGCTCCATGACGCCCAGGACGGAGGTCATGGTGGAGCCAATGCGCTGGATGGCCAGAATCAGGGTGAGATTGGAGAGCACGGCGGTGACCACGGCCAGCAGGGCGGCGATTCCCAATTCCCGCCAGGAGCTCAGCGCCTGGAACCTGCCGGTACACAGAGCGTTGACCAGGGAAAGCACGGCGCTGAACAGCATCACGTAAAAGGTCATCACCAGGCCGCTCATGTTCGGGATGCGCGCTGTCTGGATGCCGACGATATACAGGGAGTTGCACAGCGCGGACAAAAGCATCATGCCCACGCCCAGCAGGCTGATGCTCCGGCCGCCGTCGCTTGGGCCGCCGCTGAGCAGCGCCACCCCGGACACGGCCAGGACGATGGACAGGGCGATGGTCCAGGAAAAGCGCTCATGGAAGAAGACGATCATAATCAGCATGACCATGACCGGATAGAGAAACTGGAGCGTGGCGGCCACGCCGCTGGGCAGATAGCTGAAGGCCCAGAAAAAGAGCAGGGCGGCCAGCATGTACATGATGCTCAGGCCCGCCAGCTTGCAGAGGTCCACGCCGCGTGCGCGAAAGCATTCGCCGCGCGCGGCCAGCAGACCCCAGAGCGTGATGGAGGCGATGCAGAAACGGTAGAACAGGGCGGATTCGGCCGTCACGCCCGCGTGCAGCAGCGGCAGGGTGAAGAGCGGGATCAGCCCGAACGTAGCGGATGAAAGCAAGCCGAGAAAAAAGCCCATCAATGCCTCCGCCCGGAGCCATACAGGAGATCGCGTCGCCGTGCAAGAAGGCCGCCCGGCAGATGCCGGGCGGCCTTTCGCATCAAATAGTTACGGAGCGGCGGGCGCTAGCGTGAGCTGTCCAGTACCACTTCCGCCTCGGGATGGGCCTGACGCAACGCTTCGTGCATGGCGGCGGCATCGGCGAAGGCGCGGAACGGCCCCACCTTTTCGTCGCCCATGCCGGCGCTGTAGCGCACGTAATAGGCCTGATCGGCCTTGAGCGGGGTGCCGCTTTCGTCGCTGACCACTTCCACGTCAACCTTGCCCACGCCGCGCTTGCTCAGGTCAAGCTGCTTGGCGGCGGCATAGGAGAGGTCGATGATCCGGCCGCGCACATAGGGGCCGCGGTCCGTCACACAGACCATGACGCTTTTGCCGTTGTCCTGATCCGTGACCTTGACCACCGTGCCGATGGGCAGGGTGCGGTGGGCCGCGGTGAAGGTGTACATATCGTAATCGACGCCGCTGGCCGTGGCCCCGCCGTGAAAGTCACGGCCGTACCAGGAAGCTTTGCCCGTCAGCAGTTCGCTGCCTTGAGCGCGCTTGAGCCAGATCTCGCGGTTATCCACGCTCTGGCGGATGTCGTCGGCTTTGCGCTGCTTTTTGCTTTTCGCGCTACGGGAATGTTTTTTACGCGAATTTTTATCTTTGCTGCTGACGGCGCGGCTTTTGCGCGCGGAAGAGACGTCTTTTTTGCTTTTTTTAGCGGAGGGAGATTGGGCTTCTATGCCGGATTTCCGGCTTTTGGCTTGGGGAGCGCTTTGTGAAGCCGCTTCGGCGTTCATGGGGGCGGCAAGGGCCAGGCAAAGGGCCAGGGCCGCCCCTATGGAAAGCCAGCGTGAATACTTCATGGTAACTCCTTGGTTTGTGTTCGAGGCTGCCCGCCAAGACAGGCAGCGCAACAGAACGATGCGCCGCATATCTTGAAAAGAACCGGACGGGTCGCGCCCGCGACCCTGACCCCAAGGGCTCTCCCGGTGGCCTGGAAACGCGTCCGCGCGTCTGTGCCGCCCGCCTGCAAGGGGAATGCCTTTTCTTATTGCATAGACTATACCGCAAAAAAAACGCCTCTGTCAAATCAGTGAAAATTTTTTATTATCAGTTGGTTAGAAAAAGTTTAGAAAGAAATTCCGCCTCTCGCCGGGCCGCTCCGCATCCGCCTGACGTTCACGTGCCGCCTGGGTGCCGGCCAAAAAAATGCCGCCCCTTTGGGGGGCGGCATAAGTATGGCGGTAAATAAAAGCTGAAAACGCGAATCTTACCAGTCCAGCGTGCGCTTGAAGGCGCGGGCCAGATCTTCCACGTTTTCGCGCAGCAGCGTGCTGTCGCCGCTCTTCAGCGTCAGATGCCCGTCACCCGTGACCGTGCCGATGCGGCGGCAGAGCTGCCACATGCCCAGGGCGTCCAGCAGCATGGCCAGGTCCGGCTTGACGCTGACCAGCAGGCGGCTGGCCGACTCGCTGTAGAGCAGTTCCGTGCGGCTCATGGCTTCCAGGGCGGGCACCGCGTTCAGGTCAACTTCCGCGCCCAGGCGGCCGCCGATGCACATTTCGGCCAGAGCCACGGCCAGGCCGCCGTCCGAGCAGTCATGGCAGGCCGCCACGGCCCGCTGGCCCATGAGCGCGTGCAGGCCGCGATAGCGCGGCAGGGCCGTGCCCGCGTCCACCTGCGGCACGCGGCCGCCCCTGAAGCCCAGTTCGTCGGCGGCCTCGCTGCCGCCCATCTCGCGCCAGGTGCCGCCCAGCAGGTAGATATACTCGCCCTCGCGCTTGAAGTCCGAGGTCTGGGTGCAGGTCACATTGCGGATCACGCCCAGCACCGAGAAGAGCACCGTGGGCGGAATGGAAATGCGCTCCCCGCCGCCGGTGTAGTCGTTCTTCATGGAGTCCTTGCCGGAAATGCAGGGCAGATTATAAGCCAGGGAGAACTGGCGCAGCGCCTTGCAGGCCCGCACCAGCTGGGCCAGCTTGTAGCGTCCGTCGGGATTCTTTTCGCTCTGGACCGGATCGCACCAGCAGAAGTTGTCCACCCCGGCCAGGGCGTCGGGATCGCCGCCCACGGCCACGGCGTTGCGCACGGCTTCGTCCATGGCGTTGGCCATCATCCAGTAGGTGTCGTAATCGCTGAATTTGGGGCAGATGCCGTGGCTGATGACCAGACCGGCGTCCGACTCCAGCAGAGGGCGCAGCACGCCCGCGTCGGCCGGGCCGTCGCGCAGCACGCCCACCAGAGGCTTGATCACGCTGCCGCCGCGCACTTCGTGGTCGTACTGGCGGATGATGTATTCCTTGGAGCAGATGTTCAGCCGGCCCAGCATGCGCCGCAGGAATTCACCTTCGCCCCGCGCGTCGAGTCCCGCGCTTTCCACGTGGATGTCCGGCATGTCCGGGGCCTTCCACACGGCTTCCAGCTCCAGCTGGGGCACGCCGTCGTGCATGAATTCCATGGGCAGGGAAGCCACCACCCTGTCGCCGTAGCGGGCCTCGAAAAAGCCGGAATCCGTGAAGCGGCCCAGAGCCGTGGCCTCCACGTCCATGCGCGCGGCCAGGTCCATGAAGGCGGCCAGCTTGTCCGGCGGCACGGCCAGGGTCATGCGTTCCTGCGCTTCGGAGAGCAGGATCTCCCAAGGCCGCAGGCCGTCGTATTTCAGCGGAGCCTTGGCGATGTCCAGCACGCAGCCGCCGGTATCCTCGGCCATTTCGCCCACAGAAGAGGACAGGCCGCCCGCGCCGTTGTCCGTGATGGCGTTGTACAGGCCCAGATCGCGCGCGCGCAGGATGAAGTCGTACATTTTGCGCTGGGTGATGGGGTCGCCGATCTGCACGGCTGTGGCCGGCGAGCCCTCGTGCAGCTCCTCGGAGGAGAAGGTGGCCCCGTGGATGCCGTCCTTGCCGATGCGGCCGCCGGTCATCACGATGACGTCGCCGACCTCGGCCTTTTTCTCCCAGCCGGGGCGGCCGTTGATTTCCGTGGGAATGATGCCCACAGTGCCGCAGTAGACCAGGGGCTTGCCCAGATAGCGCTCGTCAAAGACCAGAGAGCCGTTGACCGTGGGGATGCCGGACTTGTTGCCGCCGTGCTCCACGCCTTCGCGCACACCTTCCAGCACCCGGCGCGGGTGCAGCAGGCGCGGCGGCAGGGCCTTGTCGTAAAAGGGCGAGGCAAAGCAGAACACGTCCGTATTGCAGACCAGCTCCGCGCCCATGCCTGTGCCCATGGGGTCGCGGTTCACGCCCACGATGCCGGTCAGCGCGCCGCCGTAGGGATCCAGGGCCGAGGGGCTGTTGTGGGTCTCCACTTTGATGCAGGCGTCGTAGCCGTTGATGAAGGCGATGACCCCGGCGTTGTCCTTGAACACGGACTTGCAGTAGTCGTTTTCGCCCATGCGCGCCCGCAGCAGGGCCGTGGCGTCGCGGATGCAGGTCTTGTAGAGATTGTCCACCGCCTCGCGGCGGCCTGTCTCTTCGTTGTAATAGTCGATGCGCGAGGCGAAAATTTTATGCTTGCAGTGCTCTGACCAGGTCTGGGCCAGCACTTCCATTTCCACGTCCGTGGGGTCGGCGGGCAGGTCCAGCGCCTTGCGCCGGACCGCTTCGCCCGCTTCCGTGAAGTGGTCGCGGATGCAATGCAGTTCGTCGAGATTAAGCGCCCAGGTGTTTTCGCGGCTGGCCTGCTGCAGGGCCGCGTCGTCCATGCCGGACAGGGCCACAACGTCCACCGTGTCGTTGGCTTCGCCGGTGACCTTGGCCGCCTGCGGCGCGAAGCCCGGCTCGGACCGCCATTCCTCCAGGCTCTTGATGCGGAAGCGCTGGATCAGGGTGTTGCAGAGCAGGTCGCGGCTGAGGGCCTCCACCTGCTCACGGTTGAGCGGCGCGGCCGGGTCGTTGCAGATGCGGTACTGCACGGCGGTGTAAACGCGCAGGCTGTCGCGCGGGATGTCCAGCACCAGAGCGGCGGTGTCGCGGGCTGTGCGGGCCTCGTTGTCCGTGACGCCGGGCCGGAAGCCCACTTCCACGAACCAGTCCGGTTCGGGCGTCAGCAGGGGCAGGGGCTCCAGCGAGGCGCGCTGCAGAATGGGATCGTGCC
This genomic window contains:
- the leuB gene encoding 3-isopropylmalate dehydrogenase; the encoded protein is MNKTICLLPGDGIGPEILAQGASVLAAVAQKFGHMFDFDEALIGGAAVDATGSPLPEETVEKCRKADAVFLAAVGGPKWDGLKPEQRPEKGLLGIRKALGLFANLRPALLLPELAGACLLRPDVAAKGLDLIVVRELTGDIYFGEPRGVEMRNGRRTGYNTMIYDEEEIRRIAKVAFETARQRRRKVCSVEKSNVLETSRLWKEVVLETHKDYADVELSHMYVDNAAMQLVRDPSQFDVILTGNIFGDILSDEASVITGSLGMLPSASVGASGPGLFEPIHGSAPDIAGRDKANPLATILSGAMLLRLGFHLTEEAECIENAVRRALRDGFRTGDIMEPGMIQVGCEAMGRKVIERL
- a CDS encoding DMT family transporter; protein product: MGFFLGLLSSATFGLIPLFTLPLLHAGVTAESALFYRFCIASITLWGLLAARGECFRARGVDLCKLAGLSIMYMLAALLFFWAFSYLPSGVAATLQFLYPVMVMLIMIVFFHERFSWTIALSIVLAVSGVALLSGGPSDGGRSISLLGVGMMLLSALCNSLYIVGIQTARIPNMSGLVMTFYVMLFSAVLSLVNALCTGRFQALSSWRELGIAALLAVVTAVLSNLTLILAIQRIGSTMTSVLGVMEPLTAVTVGILVFGEPFSPALAGGVALIAASVLLVMLGGQIRRFLHRAQA
- a CDS encoding septal ring lytic transglycosylase RlpA family protein, which codes for MKYSRWLSIGAALALCLALAAPMNAEAASQSAPQAKSRKSGIEAQSPSAKKSKKDVSSARKSRAVSSKDKNSRKKHSRSAKSKKQRKADDIRQSVDNREIWLKRAQGSELLTGKASWYGRDFHGGATASGVDYDMYTFTAAHRTLPIGTVVKVTDQDNGKSVMVCVTDRGPYVRGRIIDLSYAAAKQLDLSKRGVGKVDVEVVSDESGTPLKADQAYYVRYSAGMGDEKVGPFRAFADAAAMHEALRQAHPEAEVVLDSSR
- a CDS encoding AIR synthase-related protein — its product is MLYRVETGPHAGLDDTQGRKTAQHLRKALGLSVARVRQIKVFTVDGLDGAQVRRLLDEGVWHDPILQRASLEPLPLLTPEPDWFVEVGFRPGVTDNEARTARDTAALVLDIPRDSLRVYTAVQYRICNDPAAPLNREQVEALSRDLLCNTLIQRFRIKSLEEWRSEPGFAPQAAKVTGEANDTVDVVALSGMDDAALQQASRENTWALNLDELHCIRDHFTEAGEAVRRKALDLPADPTDVEMEVLAQTWSEHCKHKIFASRIDYYNEETGRREAVDNLYKTCIRDATALLRARMGENDYCKSVFKDNAGVIAFINGYDACIKVETHNSPSALDPYGGALTGIVGVNRDPMGTGMGAELVCNTDVFCFASPFYDKALPPRLLHPRRVLEGVREGVEHGGNKSGIPTVNGSLVFDERYLGKPLVYCGTVGIIPTEINGRPGWEKKAEVGDVIVMTGGRIGKDGIHGATFSSEELHEGSPATAVQIGDPITQRKMYDFILRARDLGLYNAITDNGAGGLSSSVGEMAEDTGGCVLDIAKAPLKYDGLRPWEILLSEAQERMTLAVPPDKLAAFMDLAARMDVEATALGRFTDSGFFEARYGDRVVASLPMEFMHDGVPQLELEAVWKAPDMPDIHVESAGLDARGEGEFLRRMLGRLNICSKEYIIRQYDHEVRGGSVIKPLVGVLRDGPADAGVLRPLLESDAGLVISHGICPKFSDYDTYWMMANAMDEAVRNAVAVGGDPDALAGVDNFCWCDPVQSEKNPDGRYKLAQLVRACKALRQFSLAYNLPCISGKDSMKNDYTGGGERISIPPTVLFSVLGVIRNVTCTQTSDFKREGEYIYLLGGTWREMGGSEAADELGFRGGRVPQVDAGTALPRYRGLHALMGQRAVAACHDCSDGGLAVALAEMCIGGRLGAEVDLNAVPALEAMSRTELLYSESASRLLVSVKPDLAMLLDALGMWQLCRRIGTVTGDGHLTLKSGDSTLLRENVEDLARAFKRTLDW